The following proteins are co-located in the Manihot esculenta cultivar AM560-2 chromosome 9, M.esculenta_v8, whole genome shotgun sequence genome:
- the LOC110623647 gene encoding probable arabinosyltransferase ARAD1, with the protein MAEKHVSSFVAVSKKYLLCLFSFILALFILSWFFLLPSTDRPNFIDHSLLTNAFRSTTDSGSSHSWNQKNVEPLLGSRGGGGDEETAQEKVAVKEVKCNVHNENNTEPLKVFMYDLPSQFHFELLDWIPQAGSVWPDLRTKIPAYPGGLNLQHSIEYWLTLDLLASETPGFPRAGSAIRIRNSSEADVIFVPFFSSLSYNRYSKVNPHQKKSKNKLLQQKLVKFVISQREWKRSGGRNHVILAHHPNSLLQARMKLWPAMFILADFGRYPPNIANVEKDVIAPYKHVIRSYVNDLSNFDNRPILLYFQGAIYRKAGGHVRQELFYLLKDEKDVHFQFGSVKNNGINKASKGMHSSKFCLNIAGDTPSSNRLFDAIASHCVPVIISDDIELPYEDVLDYSQFCIFVRASDAIKGKFLMNLIRGIGKDEWTRMWQKLKEVEHFFEFQYPSKEDDAVQMIWQAVARKVPAMRMKIHKSMRFSRSLTRKHRELREVPTPSNFW; encoded by the exons atgGCTGAGAAGCATGTCTCCTCTTTTGTGGCTGTTTCTAAGAAATATTTGCTTTGCTTGTTCTCGTTCATTTTGGCCTTGTTCATATTATCTTGGTTCTTTTTGCTGCCCTCCACCGACCGCCCTAACTTCATTGATCATAGTTTGTTAACCAATGCATTTCGTTCTACAACCGACAGTGGTAGTTCCCATTCCTGGAATCAAAAAAATGTTGAACCCCTACTGGGAagtagaggaggaggaggagatgaAGAAACAGCCCAAGAGAAAGTTGCTGTAAAAGAGGTGAAATGCAATGTTCATAACGAGAATAATACAGAACCCCTTAAAGTTTTCATGTATGATTTGCCATCACAGTTTCATTTTGAGCTCTTAGACTGGATTCCACAAGCAGGTAGTGTTTGGCCTGATCTAAGAACTAAAATACCTGCATATCCTGGTGGGTTGAACTTGCAACATAGTATAGAATATTGGCTTACATTGGATCTTCTTGCTTCAGAAACTCCTGGTTTTCCTAGAGCTGGTAGTGCTATAAGAATCCGAAATTCCAGTGAAGCTGATGTCATTTTTGTACCATTCTTTTCTTCGTTAAGTTATAATAGATATTCTAAGGTAAATCCACATCAAAAGAAAAGCAAGAACAAATTGTTGCAACAGAAGCTGGTAAAGTTTGTGATATCACAAAGGGAATGGAAGAGGTCAGGGGGACGAAACCATGTAATCTTGGCTCACCATCCAAATAGCCTGTTACAAGCAAGGATGAAGCTTTGGCCAGCAATGTTTATACTTGCAGACTTTGGAAGGTATCCCCCCAATATAGCAAACGTTGAAAAAGATGTAATTGCGCCTTACAAACATGTAATCAGAAGCTATGTCAACGACTTGTCTAACTTTGACAACCGCCCAATATTACTGTACTTTCAAGGAGCCATATACAGGAAAGCT GGCGGCCATGTTCGGCAAGAATTGTTTTACCTTCTAAAAGATGAAAAAGATGTACATTTTCAATTTGGGAGCGTTAAAAACAATGGAATCAACAAAGCTTCCAAGGGAATGCACTCCTCAAAATTTTGCCTCAATATTGCAGGTGACACTCCCTCATCAAACCGTCTCTTTGATGCCATTGCCAGCCATTGTGTTCCTGTAATAATCAGTGATGACATTGAGCTCCCTTATGAGGACGTTCTTGACTACTCCCAATTCTGCATATTTGTTCGTGCATCAGACGCCATCAAAGGAAAGTTCCTCATGAATTTGATAAGGGGTATTGGGAAGGATGAATGGACCCGAATGTGGCAGAAATTAAAAGAGGTAGAACATTTCTTTGAGTTCCAATACCCATCAAAGGAAGATGATGCTGTTCAAATGATATGGCAGGCTGTGGCCAGAAAGGTCCCTGCCATGAGAATGAAGATACACAAGTCCATGAGATTCTCACGGTCTCTTACCCGTAAACATAGAGAATTGAGAGAAGTACCAACACCCAGCAATTTTTGGTGA
- the LOC110622287 gene encoding transcription factor MYB60, protein MGRPPCCDKVGIKKGPWTPEEDIILVSYIQEHGPGNWRSVPTNTGLLRCSKSCRLRWTNYLRPGIKRGNFTPHEEGMIIHLQALLGNKWAAIASYLPQRTDNDIKNYWNTHLKKKLKKFQALDHPIAAHDSSSTTTTAANNQFVSKSFYERSRILNSSPNSSTLRLNQNSSTYASSTENISRLLEGWMRSSPKPGNNHATNDLFKEKWNQNDNNLENPDGSIGISAATTSLQCYRPKADQEHGGGSGNLISHEEFESILSFENLNTVAWDKSTRDFTNNFCAVNGIIHQDSASEEKENDTIAAEIRKQKSDSNPPLSFLEKWLLDETTATVQVEESMELSPIF, encoded by the exons atGGGAAGACCTCCTTGCTGTGATAAAGTTGGAATCAAGAAGGGTCCATGGACCCCTGAGGAGGACATTATTCTTGTTTCTTACATCCAAGAACATGGTCCAGGGAATTGGAGATCTGTTCCTACCAATACTG GGCTGCTCAGATGCAGCAAAAGCTGCAGGCTTAGATGGACTAATTATCTCAGACCAGGAATTAAGAGAGGAAATTTCACACCTCATGAAGAAGGGATGATAATTCACTTGCAAGCTTTATTGGGTAACAA ATGGGCAGCAATTGCTTCATATCTTCCACAAAGAACAGATAATGATATAAAGAATTACTGGAACACTCACCTGAAGAAGAAGCTGAAAAAGTTTCAAGCTTTGGACCATCCCATTGCAGCACATGACTCGTCATCAACAACAACAACAGCAGCAAATAACCAGTTTGTGTCAAAAAGCTTCTACGAAAGATCAAGAATCTTAAATTCCAGCCCAAATTCTTCAACTCTCAGGCTCAACCAAAACTCCTCCACCTATGCATCAAGCACAGAGAACATTTCGAGGCTtcttgaaggttggatgagaTCATCTCCAAAGCCTGGTAACAATCATGCCACTAATGATCTATTCAAAGAGAAATGGAACCAAAACGACAATAACTTGGAGAACCCAGATGGAAGCATTGGTATTTCAGCGGCTACAACTTCTCTGCAGTGTTACAGGCCAAAAGCTGACCAAGAACATGGCGGCGGCAGTGGTAATCTGATTTCTCATGAAGAGTTTgagtccattttatcttttgAGAACTTAAACACTGTTGCATGGGACAAATCAACTCGTGATTTTACCAATAATTTTTGTGCTGTAAATGGAATAATCCATCAAGATTCTGCAAGTGAAGAGAAGGAGAATGATACTATTGCAGCAGAGATCAGGAAGCAGAAATCTGATAGTAATCCTCCATTATCATTTCTTGAGAAGTGGCTTCTTGACGAAACTACTGCTACTGTTCAAGTGGAAGAGTCCATGGAACTGTCTCCAATATTCTGA
- the LOC110621951 gene encoding presenilin-like protein At1g08700, with protein sequence MESSILESIGVEIIGVMSPVSICMFLVVLIVYSLSPSNPLAAASAPTIRTAANLVYLENPSDSTAQKLEGALLNALVFVILIAVSTFILVLLYYYNFTNFLKNYMRFSAFFVLGTMGGSIFLSLIQHFSIPVDSITCFILLFNFTIVGVLSVFADGIPIFLRQGYMVALGIFVAVWFTQLPEWTTWVLLVALAVYDLVAVLAPGGPLKLLVELAQTRDEELPALVYEARPEISRNMNNHGRSLDLLIGGVSDSGSVEMQTMSNRNVNRNESETFVNSEYATIPVRNFGNMEGVGNRDDDSEMSPLVGFSRERNSSSSELSDYSTVVGNQASEIVVDQERSPLVAVLGWGNDREQVRRDDSENSVFATKGIKLGLGDFIFYSVLVGRAAMYDLMTVYACYLAIISGLGCTLILLSVCRQALPALPISIALGVVFYFLTRLLMEPFIVGMSTNLIMF encoded by the exons AACCCTTTGGCTGCTGCCTCAGCCCCGACGATCCGCACCGCTGCCAACCTCGTCTACCTCGAGAACCCCTCCGACTCAACTGCCCAGAAGCTGGAAGGCGCGCTACTCAATGCGCTGGTGTTCGTTATTCTCATTGCCGTGTCCACTTTTATTCTGGTTCTCTTGTACTACTATAATTTCACAAACTTCTTGAAGAATTACATGCGCTTCTCTGCCTTTTTCGTCTTAG GTACAATGGGGGGCTCAATTTTTTTGTCATTGATTCAGCATTTCTCAATTCCTGTTGATTCAAttacttgttttattttgttatttaatttcacGATTGTGGGTGTATTATCGGTGTTTGCGGATGGGATACCTATTTTTCTTAGGCAAGGATATATGGTAGCATTAGGGATATTTGTGGCAGTCTGGTTTACTCAGTTACCAGAGTGGACTACATGGGTTTTGCTGGTGGCATTGGCAGTCTATGATCTGGTGGCTGTTTTGGCTCCTGGTGGGCCACTTAAGTTGCTGGTAGAGTTGGCCCAGACTCGAGATGAGGAACTTCCTGCACTAGTTTATGAGGCTCGGCCAGAAATTTCGCGAAATATGAATAATCATGGTCGGAGTTTGGACCTTTTGATTGGTGGAGTTTCAGATTCAGGGTCTGTGGAGATGCAAACTATGTCAAATCGCAATGTGAATCGAAATGAGAGTGAAACTTTTGTGAACTCTGAATACGCTACAATTCCAGTAAGGAATTTTGGGAATATGGAAGGTGTAGGAAATAGAGATGATGATTCAGAGATGTCCCCGTTGGTTGGTTTTTCTCGGGAAAGGAACTCTTCAAGCAGCGAATTATCAGATTATTCAACAGTGGTTGGTAATCAGGCGTCTGAAATTGTTGTGGATCAGGAAAGGTCTCCTCTTGTTGCTGTGCTGGGATGGGGTAATGACAGGGAGCAGGTAAGGAGGGATGATTCTGAAAACTCAGTGTTTGCCACTAAAGGTATAAAACTAGGTCTTGGAGATTTTATTTTCTACAGTGTTCTTGTGGGCAGGGCTGCAATGTATGATCTCATGACAGTATATGCATGCTACCTTGCAATTATTTCGGGACTTGGCTGCACACTTATTTTGTTGTCAGTGTGCCGCCAAGCTTTACCAGCTCTTCCTATATCAATAGCACTGGGCGTTGTCTTTTACTTTTTGACTCGTTTATTGATGGAACCTTTTATTGTTGGGATGTCAACAAATCTGATAATGTTTTGA